CGATTAATTCATGAATCTCAAGGAGCGATTAAAGAACTCAGTGACAGCCGGCCCCAGACCTTGGCCATTGGCGCCAGTTTAACGATTGCCGAATACTTATTGCCCGGGATTTTGGCGGAATATGCAAAAAACCTGATGAATGCGCAATGGACCGTGTCCATGGCAAATTCGCGGATGATTTTTGAACAGGTATTAAGCCATACCATCGACATTGGGCTTATCGAAGCCCCGTTATCCGATCCACATGTGGTGGTGCGGCCATTTTTCGATGATCACCCAACACTCGTGGTTCCACGCGGTCACCGGTGGTTTGGACAGGACGAAGTGTCTCTCGATGAATTCCTTCATGAGCCGTTCATTTTACGGGAACCGGGGTCAGGAACTCGTATGGCCTTGGAGGAAGGCCTGGATCATTTAGGCATCGATGTGAAACAACTCAATGTGCGCCTGGTCTTAGGGACCACCCATGCGATTAAACAGATGATGCTCAAGGGCTTTGGCGTTAGTGTTTTATCTCCGCTGACCTTAAACGAAGGGGAAGAACAACTGTTTCACTGCTTGCGGGTCAAAGGTCTAAATCTCTACCGCAATTTTTCTGTGGTGTATCAAAGGGATTTAATGACGAGAACCGGAGAACGCTTTATCCATGCGGTCATGACTGTCCCGAATGGATTTGCCAATGCCAAGCCTTAACTCCTGAAGAATTTCTGTTCGTGTTATTCACGGCGCGGATAAAATTTTCTAAACCTGTCGCCATTCCCCTTGCTTGTCCCGTAAAATAGCGGGTGTGATGAAAGGGGAATCTGTGAGATGAACACCACGGCGAGAACGATTAGTGTGATAGGTGGCGGGCTGCTCGCCATAGGACTTCTTTATACGGGTATTTCGTTTATTCTGCCTCCTATTCTTCCGGCACCATCATCGCCCAGTCAAACCGTGTCGACGATTCGTCATCATCATATTGATAAAAGTCACCGCGTCCTATCCAAGACCGTTCCCAGAGTGAGGACAGGTCCGAACGGCCTGACCACCTTAAGCTACAATCCTACTGTCAAGCAAACAGCATTGACCCTGGCAAAAGATTTGGATATTCATTTGCTTTTGCCCAGTCAAGCGTATCCGGGGACGACTTTGGTCGAGAGTTATATAGATCATTCCGTCCTGAATTTGGAATTTAATGATATGGTGGCGATGGAATCAAAAAATCCCATGGTGTCCTCCTATCAGCCAGGTGCCTCGGTCAATGTCACCCTGGCAAATGGGGTGCCGGCGCAGTGGCTGCTCATTTATGGTGTAGGCGGGGGGGCGTATCGTCTATTGTTTGAAGAAGACGGAACCTATGTACGGTTGCAGCTCTTTCACGGTTATATTCCCGCGGGACTCCAAAATGCGGAACAGATTGCCGATCAATTTGCCCCTGTCTCCTAAAATTCCCTGAAATCTATTCGCTTCTGCCATTTTCTTAAGGAATTTTCATCAGCCATCATCAAAATAAGAGGCATCACTTGAAATGAGGCGAACGGAAGTATAGACTACAATATGTAGTTTATACAAGGAGGGCCTTTATGAAAAGAACATTTGTGATGATTGCTGCGGGACTCACTGTAGCTTTAGCGGGATGTGGCACGAGTCAAGCGGCAAAATCGACGCCGTCGATGTCCAAAACCTCTCCCTCATCTTCGTCAATGTCCAGTACCTCGCCATCGTCGTCCATGTCGTCATCCTCATCGGCGATGACCACTCAGACGGTAGCAGAAATAGAAACCAATAAAACGGCCCAAATGGTTGAGGCTGGCAATACGGCAACATTTGTCTTAACTGCGACAACCGCGAGCGGGAAACCCGCTAAAGACTTACCTGTCACATTTTATATAGGTCCGATGGTGCCGTTAAGTGGGAAAGGGGTTAGCACCTGGTATACATCAGGGACGGCTCAAGCGGCC
The Sulfobacillus thermosulfidooxidans DNA segment above includes these coding regions:
- a CDS encoding LysR family transcriptional regulator, yielding MNEQVWTTFKIVAEIGSISQAARTLNLSQSAVSQQIQMLEQAYATTLFVRTSQGVHLTETGEVLYRYVTSLLRLIHESQGAIKELSDSRPQTLAIGASLTIAEYLLPGILAEYAKNLMNAQWTVSMANSRMIFEQVLSHTIDIGLIEAPLSDPHVVVRPFFDDHPTLVVPRGHRWFGQDEVSLDEFLHEPFILREPGSGTRMALEEGLDHLGIDVKQLNVRLVLGTTHAIKQMMLKGFGVSVLSPLTLNEGEEQLFHCLRVKGLNLYRNFSVVYQRDLMTRTGERFIHAVMTVPNGFANAKP